In one window of Canis lupus baileyi chromosome 10, mCanLup2.hap1, whole genome shotgun sequence DNA:
- the LOC140641045 gene encoding thymosin beta-4-like, with product MSEKCDMAEVEKFDRSLRRQKLKRKNPLPSKETIEQEKQTGKL from the coding sequence ATGTCTGAAAAATGTGATATggctgaggttgagaaatttgATAGAAGTTTAAGAAGACAGAAACTCAAGAGAAAAAATCCACTGCCTTCAAAAGAAACAATTGAACAAGAAAAGCAAACAGGCAAATTGTAA